A stretch of the Clostridiales bacterium genome encodes the following:
- a CDS encoding transposase, whose translation MAVPESIRKVPRPVNTIVQDNGKDGPNRYPVRERISVTYVSGGNSQPKNGKVIGHIVDGMYVPLGVAAVKAEPDMLSYGASAFVRSVSRDLFTELLGVYTPKDAYTIMAIASLRVIKPEVSAKRLATQYQQTFVSKFYPGIGLSENTVSAFLQGIGRDGNRRLAFYHKRAASVAADHHVAIDGMLKQDNSIVNDLSAFSYKARTKGCREVSILYAYDIEEMEPICAEVFPGNSIDATSYKSFIRDNDIRKGIIVADKGFPPSQISDELAERPELHFLTPIKRNDSRITNNNMLAFEGVLSGIGDHVLCKKKEIKGGRFLYAYRSAHKSAMEEASFLARREDKNDYNPAIYEKKREVFGVIVFESDQDLDPRTAYLCYDDRWLLELVFNRYKNDECLDRTNVQGDFSVIGSEFINFISTVITCRLIRKAREAELLKLMSYGDLMDDLNSAWRKVDAPEEPATNDNGWVHTNVGVFEELEALGLSKPIPKPEPKKRGRKKKESVVNKPKRPRGRPRKNPVNAIDKLL comes from the coding sequence GTGGCAGTACCAGAATCCATCCGGAAGGTTCCTCGTCCTGTCAACACCATCGTCCAGGATAATGGAAAGGACGGTCCCAACCGCTATCCTGTCCGTGAGCGCATCAGCGTCACGTATGTTTCCGGTGGCAATTCACAGCCCAAGAACGGAAAAGTCATCGGCCATATTGTGGATGGCATGTACGTTCCGCTCGGCGTTGCCGCCGTCAAAGCAGAGCCAGATATGTTGTCCTACGGGGCCAGTGCATTTGTCAGATCCGTTTCCAGAGATCTGTTTACGGAACTGCTTGGCGTTTATACACCCAAGGATGCCTATACCATCATGGCCATTGCCTCCCTTCGGGTCATCAAGCCGGAAGTATCTGCAAAGCGTCTTGCGACACAATACCAGCAAACGTTCGTCAGCAAGTTCTATCCGGGAATCGGCCTCTCCGAGAACACAGTCAGCGCTTTCCTTCAGGGAATCGGCCGTGACGGAAACCGCCGGTTGGCGTTTTACCATAAGCGAGCGGCGTCTGTCGCTGCGGACCACCATGTGGCAATTGACGGAATGCTCAAGCAGGATAACAGCATTGTCAACGATCTGTCAGCTTTCTCCTACAAGGCAAGAACCAAGGGATGCCGGGAGGTATCAATTCTCTATGCATATGACATTGAGGAGATGGAACCGATCTGTGCGGAGGTATTCCCTGGGAACAGCATTGATGCGACATCCTACAAATCCTTTATTCGGGATAATGATATCCGGAAAGGAATCATTGTTGCAGACAAGGGTTTTCCGCCATCTCAGATCAGCGACGAACTTGCGGAACGTCCCGAGTTGCATTTCCTTACCCCTATCAAGAGAAACGACTCCCGAATCACGAATAACAACATGCTGGCCTTCGAAGGCGTTCTGTCCGGTATTGGAGACCATGTCCTGTGCAAGAAGAAAGAGATCAAGGGCGGTCGATTCCTCTATGCATACCGATCTGCGCATAAGTCAGCAATGGAAGAAGCATCTTTTCTTGCCCGGCGCGAGGACAAGAACGACTACAATCCGGCAATCTACGAGAAGAAACGAGAAGTATTCGGCGTCATCGTCTTCGAGTCGGATCAGGACCTCGATCCCAGGACCGCTTACCTCTGTTATGACGATCGGTGGCTGCTGGAACTGGTCTTCAATCGGTACAAGAACGATGAATGCCTGGACAGAACCAATGTGCAGGGTGACTTTTCCGTCATTGGAAGTGAGTTCATTAACTTCATTTCCACGGTCATTACCTGCCGCCTAATCCGGAAGGCCCGGGAAGCCGAGCTGCTCAAACTCATGTCTTACGGGGATCTCATGGATGATCTGAATTCTGCATGGCGGAAGGTGGATGCGCCGGAAGAACCGGCGACCAATGACAACGGCTGGGTCCACACTAACGTTGGTGTTTTCGAAGAACTGGAAGCACTGGGACTCTCCAAACCGATTCCGAAACCCGAACCGAAAAAGCGTGGTCGGAAAAAGAAGGAATCTGTAGTCAACAAACCGAAAAGACCCAGAGGAAGGCCAAGAAAGAACCCTGTAAACGCTATCGACAAGCTGCTATAG
- the glsA gene encoding glutaminase A, with product MNEQWISDVINKAIEIGRQQISRGNVATYIPELGKARKEALGLCVSLPDGTAYKVGDTNIRFTIQSISKVISLCKALEVRGAETVFSHVGMEPSGEAFNSIVELDLQSNRPFNPMINSGAIAVESTIIDYVSFEEMLEYTQRLCSDPGITLNRQVYHSEMNSCDRNRAIAYLLKSKDIITTNVDNSIELYTKMCSLNVTAESLANFALLLANGGICPGSGERLLKEETVRIVLSIMLTCGMYDGSGRFAVEVGVPTKSGVGGGLMAPVYGRCGIGIYGPALDQKGNCIAGCEMMKHLSREMGLHMFQDRHSGC from the coding sequence ATGAACGAACAGTGGATTTCGGATGTCATCAACAAAGCCATAGAAATTGGCCGTCAACAGATCTCCCGGGGCAATGTGGCTACCTATATCCCGGAGCTGGGCAAGGCACGCAAAGAAGCGCTGGGGCTTTGCGTTTCTCTGCCGGACGGGACGGCCTATAAGGTCGGGGATACCAATATTCGTTTTACGATCCAATCAATCTCCAAGGTGATTTCCCTGTGCAAGGCCTTGGAGGTTCGCGGTGCGGAAACGGTATTCAGCCATGTGGGCATGGAGCCCTCGGGGGAAGCCTTCAACTCCATTGTGGAACTGGACCTGCAGTCAAACCGCCCCTTCAATCCCATGATCAATTCCGGCGCGATTGCTGTGGAGAGCACGATCATCGACTACGTCTCTTTTGAGGAAATGCTGGAATATACCCAGCGCTTGTGCAGCGATCCCGGCATCACGCTGAACCGTCAGGTGTATCATTCCGAGATGAACTCCTGTGACCGCAACCGGGCCATCGCCTATCTGCTGAAAAGCAAGGACATCATTACGACAAACGTGGACAACAGCATCGAGCTCTACACCAAAATGTGTTCCCTGAACGTAACCGCGGAATCCCTGGCGAACTTCGCGCTGCTTCTGGCAAACGGCGGCATCTGTCCCGGCAGCGGAGAACGGCTGTTGAAGGAGGAAACCGTGCGGATCGTTCTGTCCATCATGCTGACCTGCGGCATGTACGACGGGTCAGGCCGTTTTGCGGTGGAGGTAGGCGTCCCCACGAAATCCGGCGTCGGCGGAGGGCTGATGGCCCCGGTTTACGGCCGCTGTGGAATCGGGATTTACGGTCCTGCGTTGGATCAAAAGGGAAACTGCATCGCCGGCTGCGAGATGATGAAGCATCTCTCACGGGAAATGGGCCTGCATATGTTTCAGGATAGACATAGCGGTTGCTGA
- a CDS encoding nitroreductase: protein MDMKQAMKERHMVRKYTDKPIPENIVEKLNERVRENNKRYGLSIRLMTNDGSAVPGVIKLILAKGVNNFFIMAGPDGADELCGYCGADLMLYAQTLGLNTWWVGGTYNRKGAQEKSEGAKPVGIIAVGYGQTQGVPHKTKTAEQVSSYDGEAPKWFKDGIEAALLAPTALAKQAFTISGIENKVSISCDNGIFTGVDTGLVKYHFELGAGKDNFEWV, encoded by the coding sequence ATGGATATGAAGCAGGCGATGAAGGAACGGCACATGGTACGCAAGTACACGGATAAACCGATTCCGGAGAATATCGTAGAAAAACTGAATGAGCGGGTAAGAGAAAACAATAAGCGTTATGGTCTGTCCATCAGACTGATGACCAATGATGGCAGTGCTGTTCCCGGCGTGATAAAGCTGATCCTTGCAAAAGGAGTTAACAACTTCTTTATTATGGCTGGGCCTGATGGCGCGGATGAACTGTGCGGTTACTGTGGCGCTGATCTGATGCTCTACGCCCAGACGCTCGGCCTGAATACATGGTGGGTCGGCGGTACTTATAACCGTAAAGGGGCACAGGAGAAATCTGAAGGTGCAAAGCCGGTCGGTATTATTGCTGTAGGCTACGGGCAGACGCAGGGTGTTCCGCATAAGACAAAGACGGCAGAGCAGGTCAGTTCATACGATGGAGAAGCACCAAAGTGGTTCAAGGACGGCATTGAAGCGGCTCTATTAGCGCCTACTGCTCTGGCAAAACAGGCATTCACCATCAGTGGAATAGAAAACAAGGTATCAATCTCCTGCGATAATGGCATCTTTACCGGTGTGGATACAGGTCTTGTGAAGTATCACTTTGAGCTGGGAGCGGGAAAAGACAACTTTGAATGGGTGTGA
- a CDS encoding MarR family transcriptional regulator, whose protein sequence is MDQAGRYISVLMRQLNLFFSHELSEVEITASELMYLSQLYRADGLTQEEMSMEISVDKAATTRTIQGMEKKGLIRREAHEEDRRSKRVYLTDKSKKLEPHIRELQQRWVRFLTQDMTESEVEVFAGQLRLMANRAREINA, encoded by the coding sequence ATGGATCAGGCGGGGAGATACATATCCGTATTGATGAGGCAACTGAATTTATTCTTCAGCCATGAATTGTCCGAGGTGGAAATTACAGCATCAGAGTTGATGTATCTTTCACAGCTATATAGAGCGGATGGACTTACGCAGGAAGAGATGTCGATGGAGATCTCAGTAGATAAGGCTGCTACCACACGAACGATACAGGGCATGGAGAAGAAGGGGCTGATCCGAAGAGAGGCGCATGAGGAAGATCGCCGCTCCAAGCGTGTGTATCTCACTGACAAATCAAAGAAACTCGAACCACATATCCGTGAACTTCAGCAGAGGTGGGTCAGGTTTCTCACTCAGGATATGACAGAGTCCGAGGTGGAGGTTTTCGCCGGACAATTAAGACTGATGGCAAACAGAGCCAGAGAAATCAATGCATAG
- a CDS encoding SGNH/GDSL hydrolase family protein, translating into MNEIYLFGDSAAQGIVLDESENYRVSRVGCIRLMRRSEYPIHNYAVHGYTVNQGLESFRNLRTEPGNICVIEFGGNDCDLDWDAVSQDPDHFHDGKTPLAEFRSLLKQFVLESRARDLDPVLVTPLPLMSGRYYRWVSKRRDADRILKYLRNDPESISRWQERYAIAVRYTAAECGCHLADVRAWMLEELDYPSLICEDGIHPNEAGHEIIARKAMEHFPHKG; encoded by the coding sequence ATGAACGAAATCTATCTTTTCGGTGATTCTGCTGCGCAGGGGATTGTCCTGGATGAATCAGAAAATTACAGGGTTTCCAGGGTAGGATGCATCCGGCTCATGAGACGCAGCGAGTATCCCATTCACAATTACGCAGTTCACGGATATACGGTCAACCAAGGACTGGAATCATTCCGAAACCTGAGAACTGAGCCGGGAAACATCTGCGTCATCGAATTCGGTGGCAATGACTGTGATCTGGACTGGGATGCGGTTTCACAGGATCCGGATCATTTTCATGACGGTAAAACCCCGCTGGCTGAGTTCAGGAGCCTTCTGAAGCAGTTTGTCCTGGAATCCAGGGCTCGGGATCTTGATCCTGTTCTTGTCACACCGTTACCGCTCATGTCAGGCCGGTATTACCGCTGGGTTTCAAAGAGACGGGATGCTGACCGTATCCTGAAGTATCTTCGGAATGATCCGGAGAGCATTTCCAGATGGCAGGAACGATACGCGATTGCAGTACGATATACTGCGGCAGAATGTGGCTGCCATCTGGCAGACGTCAGAGCCTGGATGCTGGAAGAACTGGATTATCCGTCTCTGATCTGTGAAGATGGGATTCATCCCAATGAAGCAGGCCATGAAATCATTGCCCGGAAAGCGATGGAGCACTTTCCTCATAAAGGATGA
- a CDS encoding DUF1836 domain-containing protein, with protein MTHDEILKRLEGCRLPEWDELPDFGLYMDQLVTYVARTFPGISGRLDLTSSMINNYVKAGLIDKPTGKKYSREALAQLLMISLMKVSTPLDVMNKILHPESGIETKEMYSSFVATQRRVKNEIIAKGNIPALDYALESASLQLALRLLMD; from the coding sequence ATGACGCATGATGAAATCCTGAAACGGCTGGAAGGTTGCCGCCTTCCGGAGTGGGATGAACTTCCGGATTTCGGCCTGTATATGGATCAGCTGGTAACCTATGTGGCGAGGACTTTCCCCGGCATCAGCGGAAGGCTCGACCTGACGTCCAGCATGATCAACAACTATGTCAAAGCCGGCCTGATCGACAAGCCGACCGGGAAAAAATACAGCCGGGAAGCGCTGGCCCAGTTGTTGATGATCAGCCTGATGAAAGTTTCCACGCCGCTTGATGTGATGAATAAGATCCTGCATCCGGAAAGTGGAATAGAAACGAAAGAGATGTACAGTTCCTTTGTAGCTACGCAAAGACGAGTCAAAAATGAGATCATCGCAAAAGGAAACATTCCTGCTCTGGATTACGCGCTTGAATCTGCTTCACTGCAGCTTGCGCTACGTTTGCTGATGGACTGA
- a CDS encoding LysR family transcriptional regulator — protein MELRVLNYFLTVAREGGLTGASEVLHVTQPTMSRQIQELEEELGQKLFIRTTRSMVLTPEGMLLRKRTEEILEMAERTKAEFFSMGSAVAGDVFIGSGETFALKKVTDLMAQIREDYPGIHYQIYSGNAEDVMERLEKGLLDFGVLVEPVDVSRYSSFRLPSKDTWGLILRRDHPLAQKDRIRREDLIGIPLIMSRQDMASQKIGNDYLDWFGNSYESLDIVAGYSLMYNGALMVKSGIGCAVGLDQVVNTTETSDLCFRPFDPPLEAGIVVIWKKYHVFSKPAEMLLEKMMAAFGK, from the coding sequence ATGGAACTTCGGGTACTCAATTATTTTCTGACGGTAGCACGGGAGGGCGGACTGACCGGAGCCAGTGAAGTGCTCCATGTGACCCAGCCCACCATGTCCCGGCAAATCCAGGAGCTGGAAGAGGAACTGGGTCAAAAGCTGTTTATCCGCACGACCCGTTCCATGGTGCTGACGCCGGAAGGGATGTTGCTGCGCAAACGGACTGAGGAGATCCTTGAGATGGCCGAACGGACGAAAGCAGAGTTTTTCTCCATGGGCAGCGCCGTGGCCGGGGACGTTTTCATTGGCAGTGGAGAAACCTTTGCTCTGAAAAAGGTGACTGACCTGATGGCGCAGATCAGGGAGGATTATCCCGGCATCCATTATCAAATTTACAGTGGCAACGCTGAGGACGTAATGGAACGGCTGGAAAAAGGCCTGCTGGACTTCGGCGTTCTGGTGGAACCGGTGGATGTGTCTCGCTACAGCAGCTTTCGCCTTCCCTCCAAAGACACCTGGGGTCTGATCCTGCGGCGGGATCATCCGTTGGCGCAGAAGGACCGCATCCGGAGAGAAGACCTCATTGGTATTCCGCTGATCATGTCCCGTCAGGATATGGCATCGCAAAAAATTGGCAATGATTACCTTGACTGGTTTGGGAATAGCTACGAATCACTGGACATCGTGGCAGGTTACAGCCTGATGTACAACGGCGCGCTGATGGTCAAGTCCGGCATCGGCTGCGCAGTAGGCCTAGATCAGGTCGTCAACACTACGGAAACTTCCGACCTCTGCTTCCGTCCCTTCGATCCACCGCTGGAGGCGGGCATCGTCGTCATCTGGAAGAAGTATCACGTGTTTTCCAAGCCTGCTGAGATGCTGCTGGAGAAGATGATGGCTGCGTTCGGAAAATAG
- a CDS encoding iron-containing alcohol dehydrogenase — protein MNPFMFHNPVRVYFGEGAAKHGLEAELSQVGNRILLAYGGGSIKRNGVYDEIVSLLKTAGKEIIEFSGITPNPRYSEVQACAKLALEQKVDFMLAVGGGSVIDCVRTAAVQAMLDEDIWEYETVQHKLPRDAIPMGIVLTLGGTGSDMNWLAGVNYEEKHEKVTFAGKHAVFNIIDPAYTVSVPTKQLLTGAFDTLSHYMETYFGKGSFVSDEIMEAIMRNVIRNARTIKNDPKNMDARSELLWDSSLALSGLPGAGKMSDFQCHSIEHWISGYTDANHGRTLAVLHPVVYRYIFSAAPEKFARFATEVMSVDTAGRSPLETALAGIDALELFIRELGLPTNFTELGIDVDDAMLETIADQCRPNPGCCRQLTREDFLTILKTCAGK, from the coding sequence ATGAATCCCTTTATGTTCCACAATCCTGTTCGGGTTTACTTTGGTGAAGGTGCAGCAAAGCATGGACTGGAAGCTGAACTGTCTCAGGTCGGAAACCGCATTCTGCTGGCTTACGGCGGTGGATCCATCAAACGCAACGGTGTATATGACGAGATCGTCAGCCTGTTGAAAACAGCAGGAAAAGAAATCATCGAGTTTTCCGGTATTACGCCGAATCCGCGATATTCTGAGGTGCAGGCATGTGCAAAGCTGGCCCTGGAACAGAAGGTGGATTTTATGCTGGCGGTGGGCGGTGGCTCCGTGATCGACTGCGTGCGCACGGCAGCAGTGCAGGCGATGCTTGACGAGGATATCTGGGAATACGAAACAGTGCAGCATAAGCTGCCCCGGGACGCCATCCCCATGGGCATCGTTCTGACCCTGGGCGGCACCGGCAGCGACATGAACTGGCTGGCCGGCGTCAACTATGAAGAGAAGCATGAGAAGGTGACCTTCGCGGGGAAACATGCTGTATTCAACATCATCGATCCTGCGTACACAGTGAGCGTTCCGACGAAGCAACTGCTGACCGGCGCCTTCGACACGCTGAGTCACTATATGGAAACATACTTCGGCAAGGGCAGCTTCGTCAGCGACGAAATCATGGAAGCGATCATGCGCAATGTGATCCGCAATGCCAGGACGATCAAGAATGATCCGAAGAACATGGACGCCCGCAGTGAGCTGCTGTGGGATTCATCCCTGGCTCTCAGCGGCCTGCCCGGTGCCGGGAAGATGAGCGACTTCCAGTGCCACAGCATTGAGCACTGGATCAGCGGATACACCGACGCTAACCATGGAAGGACGCTGGCTGTTCTTCATCCGGTAGTGTACCGGTATATTTTTTCCGCTGCGCCGGAGAAGTTTGCCCGCTTTGCCACCGAGGTCATGAGCGTGGACACCGCCGGAAGGAGTCCGCTGGAAACGGCGCTGGCCGGCATCGACGCGCTGGAATTATTCATCCGCGAACTGGGTTTGCCAACGAATTTCACTGAACTGGGGATTGACGTGGACGATGCCATGCTGGAGACCATCGCGGATCAGTGCAGGCCTAATCCCGGCTGCTGCAGGCAGCTCACCAGGGAAGATTTCCTCACGATCCTGAAAACCTGTGCCGGAAAGTAA
- a CDS encoding flavodoxin family protein, producing MRILVLNGSPHPDGATADMVAAFEKGAKEAGHDVVTFSVARMNVKGCLGCEYCHNKGEGKCVQQDDMQRLYPEFFSADMVVFASPIYYFTFSAQLQAVIHRTYAFGIPKNVKQTALILSSGDAFVYGPAITQYYQSIVEYWGVKNAGIFTASGEKNKSEEKRQELYAFGKALKKENAQ from the coding sequence ATGCGAATACTGGTTTTAAACGGCAGCCCCCATCCTGACGGAGCGACTGCTGATATGGTTGCAGCCTTTGAAAAAGGCGCAAAGGAAGCCGGACACGACGTTGTCACTTTCTCTGTGGCCCGCATGAATGTGAAGGGCTGCCTGGGCTGCGAATACTGCCATAACAAGGGCGAAGGCAAGTGTGTGCAGCAGGACGATATGCAGAGGCTTTATCCTGAGTTTTTCTCTGCCGACATGGTGGTGTTTGCTTCACCCATCTACTACTTTACGTTCTCCGCCCAGCTGCAGGCCGTGATCCATCGCACCTATGCCTTCGGTATTCCGAAAAACGTGAAGCAGACCGCGCTGATCCTTTCCTCCGGCGACGCCTTTGTCTATGGTCCGGCCATTACCCAGTACTACCAGTCCATCGTGGAGTATTGGGGCGTGAAAAATGCAGGAATCTTCACAGCTAGCGGTGAAAAAAATAAGTCCGAGGAGAAACGGCAGGAGCTGTACGCATTCGGAAAGGCTCTGAAAAAAGAAAATGCACAATGA
- a CDS encoding alpha/beta fold hydrolase, producing MLLKPVIEQNGNAIEGVLYTPNGEGPFPTVILTHGFTGNYTYITGNIAKELAKAGFAAYAFNLRNPDTRSMLNTSVLTEAATLDTVIDQIKALDCVDPEQVFLLGESQGGFVSAYVAARREDIQALVLYYPAFVLQDDAKERNPGWDEPGHVFQDDPSFGVSAIYARDALSFDIYEVIVGYHRDVLIVHGDRDTVVPLAYSERAVAVYDHAELKIINGAGHGFYSGEPFRISTQYAKDFLTSHIQ from the coding sequence ATGTTATTGAAGCCTGTAATTGAACAGAACGGAAACGCCATCGAAGGTGTGCTGTATACTCCGAATGGTGAAGGCCCGTTTCCGACGGTCATCCTGACACACGGGTTCACGGGCAACTATACGTATATTACCGGAAATATCGCCAAAGAACTGGCGAAGGCAGGGTTTGCTGCCTATGCCTTCAATCTCCGCAATCCGGATACGAGGAGCATGCTGAACACATCCGTATTGACAGAGGCGGCCACCCTGGACACGGTCATCGACCAGATCAAAGCGCTTGATTGCGTTGATCCGGAACAGGTATTTCTTCTGGGCGAGAGCCAGGGCGGATTTGTATCCGCTTATGTCGCCGCCCGGCGCGAGGATATTCAGGCGCTGGTTCTGTACTATCCGGCGTTCGTGCTGCAGGATGATGCGAAGGAGAGAAATCCCGGCTGGGATGAACCGGGGCACGTTTTTCAGGATGATCCTTCCTTTGGCGTGAGCGCCATCTATGCCCGGGACGCCTTGTCTTTCGATATCTATGAGGTCATCGTAGGCTATCATCGGGATGTGCTGATCGTTCACGGGGACAGGGATACAGTTGTTCCGCTTGCTTATTCGGAACGCGCCGTTGCAGTGTACGATCACGCGGAACTGAAAATCATCAATGGAGCGGGGCATGGATTCTATTCCGGCGAGCCCTTCCGGATTTCCACGCAGTACGCAAAAGATTTCTTGACCTCACACATCCAGTGA
- a CDS encoding flavodoxin family protein, whose protein sequence is MTVIIHDLDQQYSGLVEAKCDRAVAADGKYAPCQGCFGCWTKHPAECFMKDTLQQVCRIIGSADELVIVTKNLYGGYSADIKNVLDRSIGTSTPLSTYRGRQMHHTLRYGRHGLWKVIVYGEATEDEKATFRYLAERNAVNDGFERTEVRFIEDLSELEGLL, encoded by the coding sequence ATGACAGTCATTATTCACGACCTGGACCAACAGTATTCCGGCCTGGTTGAGGCAAAATGCGACCGGGCGGTTGCGGCAGACGGAAAATACGCCCCGTGCCAGGGGTGCTTCGGCTGCTGGACGAAGCATCCGGCGGAATGCTTTATGAAAGATACCCTGCAGCAGGTTTGCCGGATCATCGGATCGGCGGACGAGCTGGTGATCGTCACGAAGAACCTGTACGGCGGATACAGCGCGGATATCAAAAACGTCCTGGACCGCTCAATCGGCACATCCACGCCCCTCAGCACCTACCGGGGACGGCAGATGCACCATACGCTGCGATACGGCCGGCACGGGCTGTGGAAGGTGATTGTCTACGGTGAGGCTACCGAAGATGAGAAGGCCACCTTCCGGTACCTGGCGGAACGCAATGCGGTGAATGATGGATTCGAACGAACCGAAGTCAGGTTCATTGAGGACCTCTCAGAACTGGAGGGATTGCTATGA
- a CDS encoding TetR/AcrR family transcriptional regulator, with the protein MPPKTRITKDMIIDAAVEIVRKSGFESVNVRTVAGQLNCSTQPVMYHFETIEKLKRAAFEKVDRLHFEYMMNCPAGMDPVLSIGLNYIRFAVEEPQWFRFLFQSGYAEERSLLEMVNSEGLAPLLAAMQEEAGLSLEQTRGVFLTVAMFAHGYASIIANNHLEFDEKLIAKHLERAWNGAVLAAVQEGNS; encoded by the coding sequence ATGCCGCCAAAGACGAGAATCACAAAGGACATGATCATCGATGCCGCAGTTGAAATTGTCCGGAAAAGCGGATTTGAAAGCGTCAATGTCCGGACGGTGGCCGGACAGCTGAACTGCTCCACCCAGCCGGTGATGTATCATTTTGAAACGATTGAAAAGCTGAAGAGAGCCGCTTTTGAAAAAGTGGATCGGCTGCATTTCGAATATATGATGAACTGCCCGGCGGGCATGGATCCCGTGCTGAGCATTGGGCTGAACTACATCCGCTTTGCCGTGGAGGAGCCGCAGTGGTTCCGATTCCTGTTCCAGTCCGGTTACGCGGAAGAAAGAAGCCTCCTGGAAATGGTGAATTCCGAAGGCCTGGCACCGCTCCTCGCGGCGATGCAGGAAGAAGCCGGGCTGAGCCTGGAACAGACCCGGGGCGTATTCCTGACGGTCGCGATGTTTGCCCATGGATATGCCAGCATTATTGCCAACAACCACCTGGAATTTGATGAAAAGCTGATCGCAAAACACCTGGAGCGCGCCTGGAACGGCGCAGTGCTCGCAGCCGTACAGGAGGGAAATTCATGA
- a CDS encoding DUF4317 domain-containing protein — protein MNLRDLSELRRRLNPAKRNPSVICGCYVDHIGNLITSFQLAVATLNEQENERYMTIFRKVLSGQIGQSLTPIAFPAEADDILLRARDTALADEAVLQDIFTRLISGIRAEHPDMQSVEDAQNAENWLILMLHDDVDVRKRDVNEEIDYENSDRAFSYVLCAVCPVKQEKPALRYVPADSVFHERIPEWLAGNPELGFLFPLYEGGAADVNTMLFFSRNSSNAHEAFLKAAFNVEAEMPASEQTDNFQALLAQALGTECSLDVVQEMHETVSELIEEQQKDKDAEPLMLSKQDVARVLTDAGVSEEKTEAFQKGFDATFGAGAVLPAVNIVTPKQFKVDLPSVSIKVDPKQADLLETRIIDGRSYLLIPIEGDIAVNGQPVFATK, from the coding sequence ATGAACCTCAGAGACCTATCTGAACTCAGGCGGCGGCTGAACCCTGCCAAGCGCAACCCTTCCGTAATCTGCGGCTGCTATGTGGACCATATCGGCAATCTCATCACCAGCTTCCAGCTGGCCGTTGCCACCCTCAATGAACAGGAGAACGAGCGGTATATGACCATCTTCAGGAAAGTTCTTTCCGGACAGATCGGCCAGTCGCTCACGCCCATCGCGTTCCCGGCGGAAGCGGATGATATCCTGCTCCGGGCAAGGGATACCGCGCTGGCGGATGAAGCCGTGCTGCAGGATATCTTTACCCGGCTGATCTCCGGCATCCGTGCGGAGCATCCGGACATGCAGTCCGTGGAGGATGCGCAGAACGCGGAAAACTGGCTGATCCTAATGCTGCATGATGATGTTGATGTCCGGAAGCGCGATGTGAACGAAGAAATCGATTATGAAAACTCCGACCGCGCATTCAGCTATGTTCTCTGCGCCGTCTGCCCGGTCAAACAGGAAAAGCCGGCGCTGCGGTATGTTCCCGCGGACAGCGTTTTCCACGAGCGCATCCCGGAGTGGCTGGCCGGCAATCCGGAGCTGGGCTTCCTCTTCCCGCTTTATGAAGGCGGCGCCGCCGACGTAAACACCATGCTTTTCTTCAGCCGGAACAGCAGCAATGCCCATGAGGCATTCCTGAAAGCGGCTTTCAATGTGGAAGCGGAGATGCCCGCCTCGGAGCAGACCGATAACTTCCAGGCCCTGCTGGCCCAGGCGCTGGGAACCGAATGTTCCCTGGATGTGGTCCAGGAAATGCATGAAACAGTGTCTGAGCTCATCGAAGAGCAGCAGAAGGATAAGGACGCCGAGCCCCTCATGCTCTCCAAGCAGGATGTGGCCCGGGTCCTGACGGATGCCGGAGTGTCCGAGGAGAAAACGGAAGCCTTCCAGAAGGGCTTTGATGCCACCTTCGGGGCCGGGGCGGTCCTGCCCGCGGTCAACATCGTGACGCCCAAGCAGTTCAAGGTGGACCTGCCCAGCGTATCCATCAAGGTGGATCCCAAGCAGGCGGATCTGCTGGAAACCCGGATCATCGACGGCCGCAGCTACCTGCTGATCCCGATTGAAGGCGATATCGCCGTCAACGGCCAGCCGGTGTTCGCGACAAAGTAA